Proteins from one Sabethes cyaneus chromosome 2, idSabCyanKW18_F2, whole genome shotgun sequence genomic window:
- the LOC128734990 gene encoding uncharacterized protein LOC128734990 has protein sequence MRQERTYWVGAVLAVFACVCATRTVCANKFEDNIFFNYYNSTGELVHVYNVVENNSYPYDETCNPDGRFAVVVFGWKIDCEKYFVRDLIANLTEYRGGCVICMNYSNFSQVTPYLRLRRNFKDIQNVLIKKLDFLEQQGFDPDNGYLYGFSYGANLVLEAAKSFGAKKIGEIDVCEIAGITFDSGYSKPPNHRQAAKNVQCIHTSRQYGTKYRSSCHQDWILGDCGTRQEAAPLSAYGSHGVCTLFYNSAFEHEFLPVEMNANNCTLDQEADNVPDGFRMGYMEMRKSEVRGQLYTPTYASFPFNVPSDASEDSRTALVDFSDFEKSSDDDFATDLDYDSEFKL, from the exons ATGAGACAGGAAAGGACTTATTGGGTTGGAGCCGTGTTGGCAGTGTTCGCTTGTGTTTGTGCAACCCGGACAGTGTGTGCGAACAAGTTCGAAGACAACATATTCTTCAACTATTACAACTCCACGGGCGAGCTGGTGCATGTGTACAACGTCGTAGAAAACAACTCGTACCCGTACGACGAGACCTGCAACCCCGACGGGCGGTTCGCAGTAGTCGTTTTCGGATGGAAAATCGACTGTGAGAAGTACTTTGTGCGAGATTTGATAGCAA ATCTCACCGAGTACCGGGGAGGATGTGTGATATGTATGAATTACAGTAATTTCTCCCAAGTGACCCCGTATCTACGCTTGAGGAGAAACTTTAAAGACATCCAGAATGTTCTGATTAAAAAACTCGATTTTCTCGAGCAGCAAGGTTTCGATCCGGACAATGGCTACCTGTACGGGTTCAGTTACGGGGCGAACCTGGTCCTAGAGGCGGCCAAGAGCTTTGGTGCTAAGAAAATCGGAGAAATCGACG TATGTGAGATCGCCGGCATAACTTTTGACTCTGGCTACTCGAAGCCACCGAATCATCGGCAGGCAGCGAAAAATGTTCAGTGCATTCACACCAGCCGGCAGTACGGTACCAAGTACCGAAGCAGCTGCCACCAGGATTGGATTCTGGGTGACTGCGGCACCCGCCAGGAGGCTGCTCCACTTTCCGCCTACGGATCCCACGGTGTTTGCACACTGTTCTACAACAGTGCCTTCGAGCACGAGTTCCTGCCCGTGGAAATGAATGCAAACAACTGTACCCTAGATCAGGAAGCAGACAACGTACCGGACGGGTTCCGAATGGGATACATGGAAATGAGGAAAAGCGAGGTCCGGGGTCAGCTGTACACGCCAACGTACGCATCGTTCCCATTCAATGTTCCGAGCGACGCTTCGGAAGACAGCCGGACGGCACTGGTCGATTTCTCCGACTTCGAGAAGTCGAGTGATGATGACTTTGCAACGGATTTGGACTACGATTCGGAATTTAAACTCTAG